A window of the Dioscorea cayenensis subsp. rotundata cultivar TDr96_F1 chromosome 14, TDr96_F1_v2_PseudoChromosome.rev07_lg8_w22 25.fasta, whole genome shotgun sequence genome harbors these coding sequences:
- the LOC120276253 gene encoding protein DETOXIFICATION 56-like, with product MATNSSRAAADETSPKPWKTIILSELKKQANITLPLIPMNSTWFIKTAITTAFLGRLGELELAAGTLGFTFANVTGFSILTGLCWAMEPICGQAHGAQNHKLLHKTLFRAILLLLLTSIPISFSWIYVDKIFLLVGQQEDMAELAKVYVIYLLPDLVVTSLLCPLKTYLSSQGVTLPTLFSSAIALAFHVPLNILLSRNKGLKGVALATGLTDLIATITLAIYVIISEIIKKKAGHEEESELRGGGGGWWLLDLLKVSEWLHLLKLAMQCCFMGCMEWWCYEILIMLSGRVLAGDDGRRSVAVLTVVLNFDYLLYAVMISMATCASTRVSNDLGGGHAQRAWFSACVSLGLGVVAGFIGGMAMVSFRGYWGGLFSNDEGVVKGVRKGLLFMALVEVFSIPLGVCGGVVRGTSRPWLGMFSAGGFYVVGLPLAVVLCFEVGIGVEGLLLGYMGGCVTGLGLICVVVACLDWVGEAEKATQFAVSV from the coding sequence atGGCAACTAATAGCTCAAGAGCAGCAGCTGATGAAACTTCTCCAAAGCCATGGAAAACCATCATCCTCTCAGAGCTCAAGAAACAAGCAAACATCACACTGCCATTGATACCAATGAACTCTACTTGGTTCATCAAAACAGCAATCACCACCGCCTTCCTCGGCCGGCTCGGAGAGCTCGAGCTCGCTGCCGGAACTCTCGGCTTCACCTTCGCCAACGTCACCGGCTTCTCCATTCTCACCGGCCTCTGTTGGGCCATGGAACCCATTTGTGGGCAAGCTCATGGTGCTCAAAACCACAAGCTCTTACACAAGACACTCTTCAGGGCCATCTTGCTTCTCTTACTCACTAGCATTCCCATCTCCTTCTCATGGATCTATGTGGACAAAATCTTTCTTCTCGTTGGCCAGCAAGAGGACATGGCAGAGCTTGCAAAGGTTTATGTAATATATCTCCTTCCAGACTTAGTGGTCACCTCACTCCTATGTCCTCTTAAGACTTATTTAAGCTCACAAGGAGTAACACTTCCAACACTCTTCAGCTCAGCTATAGCCCTTGCTTTCCATGTTCCACTTAACATCTTGCTTTCAAGGAATAAGGGACTCAAAGGAGTGGCTCTAGCCACTGGGTTAACAGACCTTATAGCCACAATAACACTAGCCATATACGTGATTATCAGTgagataattaaaaagaaagctGGCCATGAAGAGGAGTCAGAGttaagaggaggaggaggaggatggtggttgttggatcttttaAAGGTGAGTGAATGGTTACATTTGCTTAAGCTAGCCATGCAGTGCTGTTTCATGGGGTGCATGGAGTGGTGGTGCTATGAGATCTTGATCATGCTCTCAGGGAGAGTACTCGCCGGCGACGATGGCAGGAGATCGGTGGCTGTGCTTACGGTGGTGTTAAACTTTGATTATCTTCTTTATGCTGTGATGATCTCCATGGCTACTTGTGCTTCCACACGTGTCTCAAATGATCTTGGAGGTGGCCATGCACAGAGAGCTTGGTTTTCAGCTTGTGTTTCTTTGGGTTTAGGAGTGGTTGCAGGGTTCATTGGAGGGATGGCAATGGTGTCATTTAGAGGGTATTGGGGAGGTTTGTTTAGTAATGATGAAGGGGTTGTTAAGGGAGTTAGAAAGGGGCTCTTGTTCATGGCTTTGGTGGAGGTGTTTAGTATTCCTTTAGGGGTTTGTGGAGGTGTTGTACGTGGGACATCAAGGCCATGGTTAGGGATGTTTAGTGCTGGAGGGTTTTATGTTGTGGGGTTGCCCTTGGCTGTGGTTTTGTGTTTTGAGGTTGGGATTGGGGTGGAAGGGTTGTTGTTGGGGTATATGGGTGGATGTGTGACTGGTTTGGGTTTGATATGTGTTGTTGTGGCTTGTCTTGATTGGGTTGGAGAAGCTGAGAAGGCTACACAGTTTGCTGTTTCTGTTTGA
- the LOC120276381 gene encoding probable calcium-binding protein CML23, producing the protein MSSKLHKLKSIFTTKKTSTNFNTSTMIMSKYATMELPNQLKQVFNLIDSNGDGKISPLELKQVLQSLGYDKSIAAREAEGMVKEMDSDGDGFIDLEEFMKVVAKDGDYKKLNEELMQAFLVFDIDKNGFISAKELRRVLVGLGHGSCSVEDCRAMIKAFDKNGDGLVDFNEFQDMMTINTIINSTSKNHFSN; encoded by the coding sequence ATGTCTTCCAAACTCCACAAACTCAAATCCATCTTCACAACCAAAAAAACCTCCACCAACTTCAACACTAGTACTATGATCATGTCCAAATATGCCACCATGGAACTCCCAAACCAACTCAAACAAGTGTTCAACCTCATAGACTCCAATGGTGATGGCAAGATATCTCCATTGGAACTCAAACAAGTCCTTCAGAGTTTGGGTTATGACAAGTCCATAGCTGCCAGAGAAGCTGAAGGAATGGTCAAAGAGATGGACAGTGATGGAGATGGTTTCATTGATTTGGAGGAGTTCATGAAGGTGGTGGCAAAAGATGgtgattataaaaaattgaatgagGAGCTCATGCAAGCTTTCTTGGTCTTTGACATTGATAAGAATGGGTTTATCTCGGCCAAGGAACTCCGGCGTGTGCTCGTTGGCCTCGGCCATGGCTCATGCAGTGTTGAAGATTGCCGTGCCATGATCAAAGCTTTTGATAAaaatggtgatggtcttgtggatttCAATGAGTTTCAAGACATGATGAcaatcaacacaatcattaatTCTACTTCTAAGAATCACTTCTCAAATTAA